A stretch of the Thalassotalea euphylliae genome encodes the following:
- a CDS encoding D-hexose-6-phosphate mutarotase encodes MTLIGENNFGRIKQEGLGESLAQLVIEHQSCRARVSLYGGQVLAWRPSGQEEVFWLSNSSDYSQGKAIRGGIPLCWPWFGAHPNAEGAGNHGFARNVVWQLSSSEITEAGVELELVWQGENQHPQWPFKTKVVQKLVLGETFTQQLTIENQSPDTIEFTGALHSYFAVSNPAQVTIPNLDNVPFDCKLSEQKGQQDSLENSVGPLDRIYYSDQPMKIIDAGKQRVINLMPNQVNNWVLWNPGQKTAAGMADVHAGGEQEYVCLEAANIQPLTIASGESVTFGQVISLAKLS; translated from the coding sequence ATGACATTGATTGGTGAGAATAACTTTGGCCGTATCAAGCAAGAAGGGCTAGGGGAGTCGCTAGCGCAGCTAGTGATTGAACATCAATCCTGTCGTGCTCGCGTTAGCTTGTATGGCGGCCAAGTACTTGCTTGGCGGCCAAGCGGGCAAGAAGAAGTCTTTTGGCTATCAAATTCGTCTGATTATTCACAAGGCAAGGCGATTCGCGGTGGCATACCGCTGTGTTGGCCTTGGTTTGGTGCACACCCTAACGCTGAGGGTGCGGGTAATCATGGCTTTGCTCGTAACGTGGTCTGGCAACTAAGCAGTTCAGAAATTACTGAAGCAGGAGTAGAGCTTGAATTGGTATGGCAAGGGGAAAACCAGCACCCGCAATGGCCTTTTAAAACCAAAGTGGTGCAAAAACTTGTCTTGGGTGAAACGTTTACACAGCAACTAACCATTGAAAACCAATCACCAGACACGATTGAATTTACTGGCGCATTACATAGCTACTTTGCCGTTAGTAACCCTGCTCAAGTGACTATTCCAAACCTTGATAATGTGCCTTTTGATTGCAAACTTAGCGAACAAAAAGGCCAGCAAGACTCGCTAGAAAACTCAGTAGGGCCGCTGGATCGCATTTACTATTCTGATCAGCCAATGAAGATTATCGACGCTGGCAAGCAGCGAGTAATTAACCTAATGCCTAATCAAGTGAACAATTGGGTACTATGGAACCCTGGGCAGAAAACGGCGGCAGGTATGGCAGATGTCCATGCTGGTGGCGAACAAGAGTATGTTTGCCTTGAAGCGGCGAATATTCAGCCACTTACCATTGCATCGGGAGAGTCGGTGACGTTTGGCCAAGTGATTAGTTTAGCCAAGTTATCGTAA
- a CDS encoding sensor domain-containing diguanylate cyclase — protein MRLTKRFDRHVTLIFITTVIVLIITSYFTFNKVIRDHFNHQQQALVPLLSLATNEIIRPLTISHHIAKNHFINQVAQADTVNIEQLGSYLKGISDAYGLLAFVAFEKHNFMLDSDYKQAPLTSERAEWFHRLKGSEQEQIADIGNVENPHLYFDVKLRDAQGAFLGFAGVGVDLDHFSASFSTFRDKFGYELYVADQQHNITITSSSLMKTESHHRKDEIVNLTSLPWFEPFAAQEKQGRSSDMVEVNGSQYVISKIAIPELKWHLYLVAPPPYKQSTYWQQLVSTVFVFLLVILALYFAFEYKNTAFKHDLVKDSETDFLTKLPNRSFINWKAEDIRSKHRFLSVVIADIDKFKSINDQHGHLAGDEVLKVIATELSNSLRQFDVVARWGGEEFIIMLPDTGRKQAFEIAERARQTIASRQIRLDKQSPMVNVTLSFGLAEGDLNVESLNDIVKRADRALYQAKENGRNCVVIG, from the coding sequence ATGAGGTTAACAAAACGATTTGATCGACATGTAACCTTAATATTTATCACCACCGTTATCGTGCTGATAATTACCTCGTACTTCACCTTTAATAAAGTGATTCGTGATCACTTTAACCATCAGCAACAAGCGTTAGTGCCGCTATTATCTCTTGCCACCAATGAAATTATTCGCCCGCTGACGATTTCTCACCATATCGCCAAGAATCACTTTATTAATCAAGTGGCTCAGGCAGATACGGTTAATATCGAGCAACTTGGTTCTTACCTTAAGGGGATTAGCGATGCCTACGGATTGTTGGCGTTTGTTGCCTTTGAAAAGCATAACTTCATGCTTGACTCAGACTATAAGCAAGCGCCTCTGACCAGCGAACGTGCGGAGTGGTTTCACCGCTTGAAAGGCTCCGAGCAAGAGCAAATTGCCGATATCGGCAATGTAGAAAACCCACACCTTTATTTTGATGTAAAACTGCGCGATGCACAGGGCGCGTTTCTAGGCTTTGCTGGAGTCGGGGTTGATCTTGACCATTTCTCTGCGAGCTTTAGCACTTTTCGCGATAAATTTGGCTACGAATTATATGTTGCTGATCAGCAGCATAATATCACCATCACCTCATCATCACTGATGAAAACCGAAAGCCACCACCGCAAAGACGAAATTGTAAATTTAACCAGTTTGCCTTGGTTCGAACCTTTTGCTGCGCAAGAAAAACAAGGGCGTTCAAGCGATATGGTTGAGGTCAATGGCAGTCAATACGTGATCAGCAAAATTGCGATTCCTGAGCTTAAGTGGCACCTTTATCTTGTCGCTCCTCCGCCGTATAAACAAAGTACTTACTGGCAGCAACTCGTTAGTACGGTTTTTGTATTTCTGCTGGTTATACTGGCGTTATATTTTGCCTTTGAATATAAAAATACCGCGTTTAAGCATGATTTAGTCAAAGACTCGGAAACTGACTTTTTAACTAAACTCCCCAATCGCAGCTTTATTAACTGGAAAGCAGAAGATATTCGCAGTAAACATCGGTTTTTGTCTGTGGTAATTGCTGATATTGATAAGTTTAAAAGTATTAACGATCAGCACGGGCATTTGGCTGGTGACGAAGTGTTAAAGGTCATCGCCACTGAGCTGTCGAACTCACTGCGACAATTTGATGTCGTGGCTCGTTGGGGCGGTGAAGAATTTATTATAATGCTACCCGATACAGGGCGTAAGCAGGCATTTGAAATTGCCGAACGCGCTCGCCAAACCATAGCGAGCCGACAAATAAGGTTAGATAAGCAATCGCCCATGGTTAACGTAACATTAAGCTTTGGCTTAGCAGAAGGTGATTTAAACGTAGAATCGCTAAATGATATTGTCAAACGCGCTGATCGCGCCCTTTATCAAGCCAAAGAAAATGGTCGAAACTGTGTTGTTATTGGGTAG
- a CDS encoding mandelate racemase/muconate lactonizing enzyme family protein has product MKITHVEIFDIHCPERPPWNPVFVRIHTDEGIHGVGEAGLAYDWGHSAAAAMIKEIAEAVLIGFNPFQTELLWSRMLRESFWGLGGGPVLYAAMSAIDTALWDIKGKALGLPVYQLLGGKTNTKLRTYASQLQFDWDKECKKLIEPAEYAEAALKAMAEGYDAVKVDPIVYDANGESSFDRTKLFTKPQMRLFGDRLRAIRDAVGEDVDIIFESHSLMGAASAIQMGEVIEEVGCMMYEEPVNYLNSKVHKKVSDRVNVPIAGGERLYHRWDVRPYFEDQSIDVLQPDVGLCGGFTEAKKVCDYADTYDIRVQAHVCGGPVATAASLHLETAIPNFLIHEHHTYAIKAWNRELCIQDPQPVDGFFEVSETPGIGIELNDEVVKRSPHVTVK; this is encoded by the coding sequence ATGAAAATTACCCACGTAGAAATTTTTGATATCCATTGCCCTGAGCGTCCACCATGGAATCCGGTATTTGTTCGTATTCATACCGACGAGGGGATTCACGGGGTGGGTGAAGCTGGTTTGGCTTATGACTGGGGTCATAGTGCTGCAGCAGCGATGATCAAAGAAATTGCCGAGGCGGTATTAATTGGCTTTAACCCGTTTCAAACCGAACTCTTGTGGTCGCGCATGCTACGTGAAAGCTTCTGGGGACTTGGTGGTGGCCCTGTACTTTATGCGGCGATGAGTGCTATTGATACCGCGCTTTGGGACATCAAAGGTAAGGCATTAGGCTTACCTGTTTATCAGTTACTTGGTGGTAAAACGAATACCAAACTGCGCACTTACGCGAGCCAGTTACAATTCGACTGGGATAAAGAGTGCAAAAAATTGATTGAGCCAGCCGAGTATGCCGAAGCTGCGTTAAAAGCGATGGCCGAAGGCTATGACGCAGTGAAAGTAGACCCTATTGTTTATGACGCCAATGGCGAATCTTCGTTTGATCGCACCAAGTTATTTACTAAACCACAAATGCGTTTGTTTGGTGATCGCTTGCGCGCTATTCGCGACGCTGTGGGTGAAGATGTTGATATTATTTTTGAATCACACTCACTAATGGGGGCTGCTTCTGCAATTCAAATGGGTGAAGTGATCGAAGAAGTTGGCTGTATGATGTACGAAGAGCCAGTGAACTACTTAAACTCAAAAGTGCACAAAAAAGTGTCTGATCGCGTCAATGTGCCAATTGCTGGTGGTGAACGTTTGTACCACCGTTGGGATGTTCGTCCTTATTTTGAAGATCAAAGTATTGATGTACTACAGCCAGATGTTGGCTTGTGTGGTGGTTTCACTGAAGCGAAAAAAGTGTGTGACTATGCCGATACTTACGATATTCGCGTGCAAGCACATGTTTGTGGCGGGCCTGTCGCAACGGCAGCGTCATTACACTTAGAAACGGCTATTCCAAATTTCTTGATTCACGAGCATCACACCTACGCCATTAAAGCGTGGAACCGTGAACTTTGTATTCAAGATCCACAGCCAGTTGATGGCTTCTTTGAAGTGTCAGAAACACCGGGCATCGGCATAGAGCTTAATGATGAAGTTGTTAAGCGCTCACCACACGTTACGGTTAAATAA
- the mutH gene encoding DNA mismatch repair endonuclease MutH, with amino-acid sequence MITPKENIPDSEHALITKAQSLAGFTLGDIAAQAGIEVPANLRRDKGWPGLLLEYTLGATAGSKPEPDFPELGIELKTIPINRQGKPLETTFVSVAPLTGLVGANWQNSHVKNKLKRVLWVPIVAEREMPVPDRIVGMPFLWSPSPEEEALLANDWQELIDMIVLGEVENISGKHGQVMQLRPKAANSKAKTDAFDKHGRRFKTLPRGFYLKIPFTHGLIKKYLRVG; translated from the coding sequence ATGATTACTCCAAAAGAAAATATTCCCGATTCTGAGCACGCATTAATAACCAAAGCACAAAGTCTTGCGGGCTTTACCCTAGGTGATATTGCAGCACAAGCGGGCATTGAAGTACCTGCTAATTTGCGCCGCGATAAAGGTTGGCCGGGGCTGTTACTGGAATACACTTTGGGTGCTACCGCTGGTTCAAAACCAGAGCCTGATTTTCCTGAACTTGGCATTGAACTAAAAACTATTCCCATTAATCGCCAAGGCAAACCACTAGAAACCACCTTTGTAAGCGTTGCTCCACTCACCGGCCTAGTGGGTGCGAATTGGCAAAATAGTCATGTAAAAAATAAATTAAAGCGCGTACTTTGGGTGCCAATTGTCGCTGAACGAGAAATGCCAGTCCCTGATCGAATTGTTGGCATGCCTTTTTTATGGTCGCCCTCACCAGAAGAAGAAGCGTTACTCGCTAACGACTGGCAAGAGCTAATCGACATGATAGTACTCGGTGAAGTAGAAAATATTAGCGGCAAACACGGGCAAGTAATGCAGCTAAGGCCAAAAGCCGCGAACAGCAAAGCCAAAACTGATGCCTTTGATAAACATGGCCGCCGCTTTAAAACACTACCGCGAGGCTTTTATCTTAAAATACCCTTTACCCACGGCTTAATTAAAAAGTACTTAAGGGTTGGCTAG
- a CDS encoding NRDE family protein translates to MCILFIALHQHPKYPLIIAANRDEFRQRPTAAMHWWQSPTADIEPCVLAGKDLSAGGTWLAIARSGKFAALTNFRKLPIDNSRQYTSRGELVLKAHQLGKTELTQLLSEQYQQYQGFNLLYGDQHGLTCFDSVNHQFTENKAGFFSLCNGALDDIWPKMARGEQALERFIESQNTGELNHQDLLGLLQDNQTAPDNLLPKTGLPYEWEKQLSAIFIRGEEYGTRSSCVYTLRVDGVAQVTEVTYNTSGDVDSQVEFSWQTENN, encoded by the coding sequence ATGTGCATTTTGTTTATTGCCTTACATCAACATCCTAAATATCCGTTAATCATTGCGGCAAATCGTGACGAATTTAGGCAACGACCAACAGCCGCAATGCATTGGTGGCAATCACCAACAGCTGACATTGAACCTTGTGTACTCGCAGGCAAAGATTTAAGCGCAGGTGGCACTTGGCTGGCGATTGCCCGCTCAGGAAAATTTGCCGCACTAACCAACTTTCGCAAGCTGCCAATTGATAATTCACGTCAATACACCAGTCGCGGTGAACTTGTATTAAAAGCGCATCAACTTGGAAAAACAGAGCTAACCCAGTTACTAAGCGAGCAGTACCAGCAATATCAAGGTTTTAACTTACTGTATGGCGATCAACATGGTTTAACCTGCTTTGATAGCGTTAATCATCAATTTACTGAGAATAAGGCTGGATTTTTTAGCTTGTGCAATGGTGCATTAGACGACATTTGGCCAAAAATGGCACGTGGTGAGCAAGCCCTTGAGCGCTTTATCGAAAGCCAAAATACTGGCGAGCTTAACCACCAAGACTTGCTCGGTTTATTGCAAGATAACCAAACTGCACCGGATAACCTATTACCCAAAACTGGCTTACCCTATGAATGGGAAAAGCAGTTAAGCGCTATTTTTATTCGCGGCGAGGAATACGGTACTCGCTCTTCATGTGTTTATACGCTGCGCGTTGACGGTGTGGCACAGGTAACCGAAGTGACCTACAACACGAGTGGCGATGTTGACAGCCAAGTTGAATTTTCTTGGCAAACTGAAAATAACTAA
- a CDS encoding threonine/serine ThrE exporter family protein, whose translation MPQSAEFKQKRRFIISLGKALHKFGTNSFRSEAHLQNVANFLGVKASFIITPTSLTFVLIDDEHREHNYIVRVKPGDLDLGSLARTDELVDELSSGQRSLAEATERIEEIYNKPNPYGKTITFLAFGASSGAFAMLMHTSWNDVLWSGLLGLVVALFVFWSERSQRISESLEPLSALVCALIASAVTNYDPHINMALVILSAIIVFIPGLSLTLGLSELAARHLVSGTARIMDAIMVLFKLYFGAVLGIAIGNLIWGTAEFIQPSAMPNWTSWVAVTILSMTLVIMFQVRKKDAPWGIISGYIAYGATLLATPYLGYALGAFAGAFALGVYSNLFSRVMNLPSSIVMLLGLVVLVPGSKVYIGLNSAVSGQNMLNTPDTASQTFLIFMSLVAGLIFANVAVRSRNTL comes from the coding sequence ATGCCACAAAGTGCAGAGTTCAAACAAAAGCGCAGATTTATCATTAGTTTAGGTAAAGCGCTCCATAAGTTTGGCACTAACTCTTTTCGCTCTGAAGCACACCTGCAAAACGTCGCCAATTTTCTTGGTGTCAAAGCATCTTTTATTATTACACCTACCTCGCTTACTTTTGTCTTAATTGATGATGAACATCGCGAACACAATTATATTGTGCGAGTAAAACCGGGTGATTTAGACCTTGGCTCGCTTGCAAGAACTGATGAGTTAGTTGACGAGTTAAGCTCAGGTCAACGCAGCTTAGCCGAAGCAACTGAGCGCATTGAAGAGATCTACAACAAACCCAACCCATACGGTAAAACCATCACATTTTTAGCATTTGGTGCGTCAAGTGGTGCCTTTGCCATGTTAATGCACACCAGTTGGAATGACGTACTTTGGTCAGGCTTACTCGGTTTGGTGGTTGCCCTGTTTGTTTTCTGGTCTGAACGCTCACAGCGAATTTCAGAGTCGCTAGAGCCTTTATCGGCGTTGGTTTGCGCCTTAATTGCCTCTGCGGTGACTAATTACGATCCCCACATCAATATGGCACTGGTGATATTGTCGGCCATTATTGTGTTTATTCCCGGCCTGTCACTAACGCTGGGCTTGTCTGAGCTTGCTGCTCGACACCTTGTGTCGGGAACCGCCCGCATAATGGATGCCATTATGGTGCTCTTTAAGCTGTATTTTGGCGCCGTTTTGGGTATCGCTATTGGTAACTTAATTTGGGGAACCGCTGAATTTATCCAGCCATCAGCTATGCCCAATTGGACTTCTTGGGTTGCGGTAACCATTTTATCCATGACCCTTGTCATCATGTTCCAAGTGCGCAAAAAAGATGCACCTTGGGGGATAATATCCGGCTATATTGCATATGGCGCGACACTTTTGGCGACACCTTATTTAGGCTATGCGCTTGGTGCCTTTGCTGGGGCGTTTGCTTTAGGCGTTTACAGCAACTTATTCTCACGCGTGATGAATTTGCCAAGCAGTATTGTTATGCTACTTGGTCTGGTTGTATTGGTACCTGGCAGTAAAGTGTATATCGGATTAAACTCCGCTGTTTCTGGCCAAAATATGTTGAATACGCCAGATACCGCCTCGCAAACTTTTTTGATTTTTATGTCGCTTGTTGCAGGCTTAATTTTCGCTAATGTTGCGGTACGCTCACGCAATACGTTGTAA
- a CDS encoding M13 family metallopeptidase: MKTILSSAICSSLLLLAGCNATSESATTETSFKQTALASGISQANMDMSVRPQDNFYRYVNGGWLKATEIPGDKTAIGSFYDLRDEADENVKAIIEELAATPNLQAGSDEQKVADLFRAYMDQEKRNGLGIMPIKPILNDIKALKNKSDLMAFFGQYQSVGVTSPMYLYIGVDAKDSSRYATHVWQGGLGLPDKDYYFNDAERFVDLRAGYKAHIAKMFALAGFDNGEKAAETVLALETKMAEYHWTRVQSRDSEKRYNKFETANLKSVSENIDWSAYLAAQGVASQKDLIVNQPDFIEGFGKVLAETPLADWQTYLKFHTLSAYSSYLTADLDNENFEFFSKQLSGRKEQRPQWKRGVSVVNSNLGEVIGKVYVSRHFKPEAKARMSELVENLRSAYGKSIDNLAWMSDETKQAAQVKLAAFTPKIGYPDKWEDYSSLMIKGDDLVGNIIRSGKVSHQKEVEKLGGPIRKWEWGMTPQTVNAYYNPTVNEIVFPAAILQPPFFNMGADDAVNYGGIGAVIGHEMGHGFDDQGSRYDADGNLRNWWTENDLAEFQKRAANLVEQYDGYQVFEDLNVNGKLTLGENIGDLSGVTIAYKAYKASLNGKEAPVIDGLTGDQRFFMGYAQIWRSKIVEKSMRNRVATDPHSPGEFRALGSLSNMDEFYQAFDVKEGDAMYIAPEQRVKIW; this comes from the coding sequence ATGAAAACAATTCTATCTTCTGCAATTTGTTCATCATTGCTATTACTAGCTGGCTGTAACGCCACATCAGAATCAGCAACTACTGAAACAAGTTTCAAACAAACCGCACTTGCCTCTGGTATCAGCCAAGCCAATATGGACATGAGTGTTCGCCCGCAAGACAACTTTTACCGTTACGTTAACGGTGGCTGGTTAAAAGCAACTGAAATTCCAGGCGATAAAACGGCTATTGGTTCGTTCTACGATTTACGTGATGAAGCTGACGAAAACGTTAAAGCAATCATCGAAGAGCTAGCTGCTACACCTAACTTGCAAGCAGGTTCAGATGAGCAAAAAGTTGCTGACTTATTCCGCGCTTATATGGATCAAGAAAAGCGTAACGGTTTAGGCATCATGCCAATTAAACCAATTTTAAATGACATTAAGGCATTAAAAAACAAGTCTGATTTAATGGCGTTTTTTGGTCAGTACCAATCAGTTGGTGTTACCAGCCCAATGTATTTATACATTGGTGTTGATGCCAAAGATTCTAGCCGTTATGCAACCCATGTGTGGCAAGGTGGCTTAGGTTTACCTGACAAAGATTACTACTTTAACGATGCTGAGCGCTTTGTTGATTTGCGCGCTGGCTACAAAGCTCATATCGCGAAAATGTTTGCGTTAGCTGGTTTTGACAATGGTGAAAAAGCGGCCGAAACGGTATTAGCATTAGAAACCAAGATGGCTGAATACCACTGGACACGTGTGCAATCACGCGACAGTGAAAAGCGCTACAACAAATTTGAAACAGCTAACTTAAAGAGTGTTTCAGAAAACATTGATTGGTCAGCATACCTAGCAGCTCAAGGTGTTGCTTCGCAAAAAGACTTAATTGTTAACCAACCAGACTTTATCGAAGGTTTTGGTAAAGTATTAGCAGAAACGCCACTTGCTGACTGGCAAACCTACTTAAAATTCCACACGCTAAGTGCCTACTCAAGCTACTTAACGGCCGATTTAGACAACGAAAACTTTGAGTTTTTCTCAAAACAGTTAAGTGGTCGTAAAGAACAACGCCCTCAATGGAAACGTGGCGTTAGCGTGGTAAACAGCAACTTAGGTGAAGTGATCGGTAAAGTTTACGTATCACGCCACTTCAAGCCTGAAGCCAAAGCGCGTATGAGCGAGCTAGTGGAAAACTTACGCAGCGCATACGGTAAATCAATTGACAACCTAGCGTGGATGTCTGACGAAACCAAGCAAGCGGCACAAGTTAAACTTGCTGCGTTTACCCCGAAAATCGGCTACCCAGACAAGTGGGAAGATTACTCATCATTGATGATCAAAGGCGATGACTTAGTGGGCAATATCATTCGCTCAGGTAAAGTATCGCACCAAAAAGAAGTCGAAAAGTTAGGCGGTCCAATTCGCAAATGGGAATGGGGTATGACACCGCAAACGGTCAATGCTTACTACAACCCAACCGTTAACGAGATTGTTTTCCCGGCGGCAATTTTACAACCACCATTCTTTAATATGGGTGCTGATGATGCCGTTAACTACGGTGGTATTGGCGCAGTAATCGGTCATGAAATGGGTCACGGCTTTGATGACCAAGGTAGCCGCTACGACGCTGACGGCAACCTGCGTAACTGGTGGACTGAAAACGATTTAGCGGAATTCCAAAAGCGCGCTGCAAACTTAGTTGAGCAATACGATGGCTACCAAGTGTTTGAAGACTTAAACGTTAACGGTAAGTTGACGTTAGGTGAAAACATTGGTGATTTATCAGGTGTGACTATCGCTTACAAAGCTTATAAGGCGTCACTCAACGGTAAAGAAGCACCAGTGATTGATGGCCTAACAGGCGACCAACGCTTCTTTATGGGTTACGCGCAAATTTGGCGTTCGAAAATCGTTGAAAAATCAATGCGTAATCGTGTAGCGACTGACCCTCATTCACCGGGTGAGTTTCGTGCGTTAGGTTCACTATCGAATATGGATGAATTCTACCAAGCATTTGACGTAAAAGAAGGCGATGCGATGTATATCGCGCCAGAACAACGTGTGAAAATTTGGTAA
- a CDS encoding TetR/AcrR family transcriptional regulator, whose amino-acid sequence MTAKSTTDKKQTKPLTTQTSTNISAKSSYHHGDLRPTLLQAASEMINAGGVEALSLRKLAEKVGVSRTATYHHFRNKHDLLCAVAAEGFLRWQAIEQAIFNDTERPINDRYRQFIFKYIDFAANNPAIYDLMFGHTLWKNDHSNQELRDIAYPVFQHQVEMTKAWQQAGILPKEENTLRLAQVTWGTMHGIARLLIDGIYADANSIEEMCECAVNVFLAKK is encoded by the coding sequence ATGACTGCTAAATCAACCACAGACAAAAAACAAACTAAGCCACTGACTACTCAGACGAGCACCAATATTTCAGCCAAAAGTAGCTACCACCACGGTGACTTGCGCCCTACTTTATTGCAAGCCGCATCAGAAATGATTAATGCGGGCGGAGTTGAAGCGCTGTCGTTACGTAAACTAGCAGAGAAAGTTGGCGTGTCGCGTACCGCCACTTACCACCATTTTAGAAACAAACACGACTTATTGTGTGCTGTTGCGGCAGAGGGATTTTTGCGCTGGCAAGCCATCGAACAAGCAATATTCAACGATACAGAGCGGCCAATTAACGACAGATATCGTCAATTTATCTTTAAATACATCGACTTTGCTGCCAACAACCCAGCAATTTACGACTTGATGTTTGGCCACACTCTATGGAAAAACGATCATTCCAACCAAGAACTGCGCGACATCGCCTATCCGGTATTTCAACATCAGGTGGAGATGACCAAAGCTTGGCAACAGGCAGGCATTTTACCTAAAGAGGAAAATACCTTGCGCCTCGCCCAAGTAACGTGGGGCACTATGCATGGCATTGCACGCTTGTTAATTGATGGTATATACGCTGACGCTAATAGCATTGAAGAAATGTGCGAGTGCGCAGTTAATGTCTTTCTTGCCAAAAAATAA
- the rppH gene encoding RNA pyrophosphohydrolase, with product MIDAEGYRANVGIVIINDRGQVFWARRFGQHSWQFPQGGIDEGESAEKTLYRELYEEVGLKPEHVKIVATSKHWLRYKLPKRFIRHDSKPVCIGQKQKWFLLKLVADDSAVNLMHSSHPEFDDWRWVSYWYPVRQVVSFKKDVYRKVMKEFASSAMPFHRHDRRKRRS from the coding sequence GTGATAGATGCCGAAGGCTATCGAGCCAATGTCGGCATAGTAATAATCAATGACAGGGGACAGGTATTTTGGGCAAGGCGTTTTGGGCAACATTCATGGCAATTTCCACAAGGTGGAATTGATGAGGGCGAGTCTGCTGAAAAAACACTTTATCGCGAACTATACGAAGAAGTGGGCTTAAAGCCAGAACACGTTAAAATTGTTGCAACAAGCAAGCATTGGCTAAGGTACAAATTACCAAAGAGATTTATCAGACACGATAGTAAACCCGTATGTATTGGCCAAAAACAGAAATGGTTTTTGCTAAAACTCGTGGCAGATGATTCTGCTGTGAATTTAATGCACTCATCACACCCCGAGTTCGATGATTGGCGTTGGGTAAGTTACTGGTATCCTGTCAGACAGGTAGTATCTTTTAAGAAGGATGTTTATCGCAAAGTGATGAAAGAATTTGCCTCAAGCGCAATGCCTTTTCATCGTCATGACCGTAGAAAACGTCGTAGCTGA
- a CDS encoding class II aldolase/adducin family protein codes for MFELPQLNLKDKVSDAEWQTRIDLAACYRLAYLHGWDDLIYTHISARIPGTDEFLINAFGLAFDEITASNLVKIDLQGNILDKDCPFEINPAGFTIHSAVHEVRHDAMCVMHLHTNELISVATLKNGLQPLSQYSAFALASMSYHGYEGLAVNEDEKARLQADLGTANFMLLRNHGGLTCGKTIGDAFMHMYDLTRACQVQLQVQATGQELIEVDQSIVDNIKAQANVVHTGLTGGQKSWPAMLRRIYRLDPSFAS; via the coding sequence ATGTTCGAACTTCCTCAACTTAACCTAAAAGATAAAGTTTCAGACGCCGAATGGCAGACTCGTATAGATTTGGCGGCTTGTTACCGTTTAGCCTACTTACACGGCTGGGATGATTTGATTTATACCCACATTTCAGCACGTATTCCCGGCACTGACGAGTTTCTTATTAATGCCTTTGGCTTAGCATTTGACGAAATCACCGCGTCTAACTTGGTGAAAATTGATCTGCAAGGCAACATTTTAGATAAAGATTGCCCGTTTGAAATCAACCCAGCAGGCTTTACCATTCATAGCGCAGTACACGAAGTGCGCCACGATGCTATGTGCGTAATGCATTTGCACACCAATGAACTCATTTCGGTGGCAACCTTAAAAAATGGCTTGCAGCCACTTAGTCAATATTCAGCATTTGCGTTGGCCTCAATGAGCTATCACGGTTATGAAGGTTTAGCAGTAAACGAAGATGAAAAAGCGCGCTTACAAGCAGACTTAGGTACGGCTAACTTTATGTTACTGCGCAATCATGGTGGCTTAACTTGTGGTAAAACGATTGGTGATGCGTTTATGCACATGTATGACCTAACGCGCGCTTGCCAAGTACAATTGCAAGTTCAAGCGACGGGCCAAGAACTGATTGAAGTTGACCAAAGTATTGTCGACAACATCAAAGCGCAAGCGAATGTCGTACACACAGGTTTAACTGGTGGGCAAAAATCATGGCCAGCAATGTTGCGCCGTATCTACCGCCTTGACCCGAGCTTTGCAAGTTAA